TTTTATTTGGTTGTATAAATCATGCTACTTGAATTTCCTGGCTTTCATTATACTTTCTTCAAGAGATCCATATATCTCTTGCATTAATTTGAAAAACATAGAAGTAATAAAATGACTGAAGTGCGTAATTGTAAGGGAGCATCAGTTTCCATTTTTATTTCTGAAAAGTGCATGCTGCATATATTGCATCCTCTAATTTGAAGTCTTTGTGTGAGTAAAATTCCTTGATTGAGATTTTGTGAAGCTTCTTCCCTGCGCAATAAATGCAGCATGTGCTGCTCTTGTAGATGCTGGAATTCCTTTGAAGCACCTTGCTGGTATTTCCAAagttatttgattaattattatatgcAAACTTATATGAGAGAGGAACTAATGTATCACAATGGGATTTCTGCAGTTGCAATTTGTTGCTGCTTGGCAGAGAGTAAATACGTTCTGTTAGACCCTGACAAGTTAGAAGAGCAGGTAGATTCTCATTTACTCATTTCACGATGAAGTCTGTTAGGCTGTTATATTGGTTAATAAAGTGTTTGTCTTGATGGTGAAAATATGGCTAATGTATGGATTTGATGCTTCGGGTATTGCTCTCTTTTTTTAAATGTGGTTTGTGAAGTGATTTTGGGATATTTCACGAGGCTAATGTTGGTTCCTCGGTTATTCTAATCATAACATTCAGTCGTTTCAAAATGGCAGAAAATGAAAGCATTTGTATATCTCGTTTTCCCAAACTCTCCGCATTCGGCCCTCCCGAAAGAATCATTACAGGTGGGAGGTGAACCTATGGAATCCGGGATTATAACATCTGTTACGCACGGCAAATTGGAAGGTACGTGCCACTATACACATTGTTGTGTTAATCTCTTATACCCTTTTTAGCAACGCACGATTAAACCCAAGCTAAGGTTTCATCTTTCACATACTCATCAGTCGATGATTACCTCCTGTGTCTGAATCGAGGGCGTGCTGCCAGCGCCAAGTTATCCGAGTATCTGAGAAGAAGCTTGCAGTCCCAGTTGACAAGTGAACCTTCTAATTTCTAATGCTGGTGGACTTGACAGATAGATAATGGAATCTCAACGACTGTAAGAATTTGTTGGATTCCATTTCTTAACTGCTGCTTGCTGACAAATGCTTAGCAGAATGGATGTGTTGCATAATATAATACCAGAAATGATGTGTAGAAGGTTATTGGGTAGGTTCATTGTCGGGTGGTCTCATCCCATTCGTATAATCTTGTTGTTACATCATGTTCAGAACACACTTGCATTAGTCTTAAATTTTCATTTGTTCATAATtagaatatttatttgtttttggtttACTTAAATGTGTATGGGTCTTAAACATGTTGATATTTACATGTTAATGACACCAAAAGAAAGTAACATTTTTGCTTAAGTAACTTGTTTAAACTCATTTGTATCCATCCAACATTGAAGGTTTAATGAGTAGGTTATAgttttgatttttcaaatattgtacttttattattttagttaccaattttaaaattgattgtATTTGGTCTTTCAACTATTTAAAGGGGTATCATTTTAATCTTTAcccaattgaaaattttttatttttagttctcTGTGAGAACTAATAGTTTTCAATGGTTGGAGGACTAAGCTAGGTCAATTTGAAGTTAATGACAAAAACTGGAATAATGCATTGGGATATTTGGTAAGTTAGGTGGTTAATGTAGCCGCAACTTGCAAGGTTAGGCGCAAATTGTTCTGTGAattgggtccaccttgcaaggttgtatatacaatttatgtactaaatgtctataatttaccttttaaaaattctcAATTTGTATACTATAAACATACAATTTTAACATATATGTAGTTGATTACTTTGTTTTATAACACTATAAGATGTGGAATTACATGTTCTATGTTGTTTATGCGTTATTACAAATGAGCAGGAGTCCGAGTCAAATTTTGTAAGGCGACTTATGCCGAATTCAAATTTCCATGGTGAAATGCATTGTTCATTGTTCAAATAAGAGTCAAACTATACAAACGTAAAGTCCTACCAAATTTGAATTAGTCTGCATCCAATACTAatcaacattattttaatttttctaggTTATTAGCCAACCAAATCCTTCATTTACTACCTATTCATTTGTGAACAAATCCAACTATTATCAAATGTAAATCCGGATAGAGTCGGAGATGATATATTATCTCAATAATTTTGTATCAAATCTTATCTTAAATGGCGGCTTGTGATAAGTGACATGCAAAGCTCTTCATTTAGAACaccattttgtattaaaaaaatagaaataaaattgagagaaCGTAACTTTAGAGAAAATTAATCagtcatcaattttttttataggtttTTTTTGGATAATGCGGAAACCTACAACCACTATCCAAGGATATACATGAGATAAACCCCACTTCATGTGTAATAAGTTTCAAATCAAACAAGAGGTAAACTGTACTAGGAAATCTTTTGAGATGAGCTAAACTGAGAGGgtattgacaaaaatcaaactcgaAACCTTCTAATACGAGAATCATCCTTTATCCACTTAATTACCCCTTTCGGGACACAATCAATGCCTATTTGGtccagaaaaagaaaaaaacaaatcaaagaattttgtaatttgtaaagttCGTTACAATCAATTAATTTCATAATATTGTACACCGATAAAATTTTTTTGGCCTAGACTCCTGGAGCCTAGGCACGTTACAAAGAAGATGAGACGAAGAACTTTATATTGTTGTGATGACTTAAGTGTAATGCTTACAAAACGTTAAAAACTCATAACTTAGAACAGATGTAAAgtattgatatttaattaccaAACCtttaaataactaattaattaattaatggaggTATTAGTGTAGAGTCCGAAAAATATGTTGgcaaaaattaaacttatttattagttttcttaatttgaaccgTTCAACTATGGATCGGTCAACCTAGAATGGTTTATCTCTAGTGGTCCTTTGTTGGTTAGGGTTAAAAAATGAGTTTCACTTATAGCGCACATTTAGGTGACAGCTTGTCTTTCCGTAAATCAAATATGATTCAACGGATTGGATGGATTATTTTTTGGAGGGAGCTTTTTACTATAAATCTTTGCATATTTATCGTAGAATTAATATTCTCATAAATAATGAGACTTCCCTAACAATAATAATCTCAATTTAATGACACGATTAGACTAGAACAAATAAGGCAATTTGTATGAAGACCAGGGTCCATATAGTATTATGTACCCTGAATCGAAATAAcgaggtacaaaatttatacacgtaagatacataattttataacacaagacacaaaaatcacaacacaaaacacacacGTGATATacttacttatttttcaaatctgatttaggtatataatttgtgttcataggtacaaaattttacaacacaagatacaaaaatttataatataagacacaattaccaatttattttaggtacataattcatactcttaaggtacacaatttcataatataatacacaaaaacttacaacatacataaaatacatattatGCACCAGGGTctatataatgtaaaatacaTACTATGCACCAGGGTCTATACAGTGCACAGTAAACTCTGGTTGGTATTTGTTAGACTACCAACCACAATGTTGCATGTTTAGAGTATTATATACGCTTAATGCCAAATTCTATGCATAAAAAACATGCCGTTGTGTATAGCATGCACATAACGAATATTCCTAAGGTTAGTCTCCCATTGTCACCTTTAAATGGCGACAAACACAACTTGTTTACTtctcaattataaataattccaaCTAGATAAAATACATActaaattaatgattttttttttaaaaattgcaattgttaatttaaaaataaaaagtgagacATATTCTGGTAGTAGTGTTGTTGAATATTTATCATGGACTCGTTATATGTTGGGACAATGAGTCCTGAAGGCTTGAGGTCTAGAGTAACTATCTAGTTGTCATCATATTGcaagaatataaataaaatgacaatagAGTATGTAGGGGCGTTGCTTGCCAATTGCTCGACTTttagtcatagtattattgtggcatgatcattttggtcatctatcaacaaaacagtttaaatgttgttaaatacaatgacatttcagtcttcaattatggattttttttaaaataaacattataaatataacatgttaacttattttgtataaaaaagatcgaaatgtccttgtatttaacgacatttcaatgattttgttgacgggGAATAAAAAATAGTCctgccataataatactaggaccaaatgatgatgttctaataaaaaaataactaaaactggactatcacctataaatctaggacaaaaaatggaattaactcaaataacattttatatatataccacacatACTAATTAAGGAAAGTAAAAAGACTTGATCatagagatagagagaggtAGAAAGATGGGCACTAGTAACTTTGGAACACTTCCACTGATGAGATGCAGCTTAGAGAGATCTTCTTCAATTCCCAAAAAATCTAACAATCTTATTTCTACACTACTCTCATCTTCTTTCAaggtatatacacacactctaTTTTTCTATGCattttatgtatacatatatagttcGTGTCGTTGAATTTGTGTGTGTTAATAATATCTAACAGCCATTGTTGAGAGAGTTGCAGCTCAATGTTCCCACAACCTTAAAGGAGACATCTGTGAGATTATTGGATGCCTTTGTTGATTTGGTTTATGAATTTAAAGACCAGCCTTGGCTCCCATCTCAGGTACATATACTCAGCTCTATCtctataaaatatgaaaaagtgAAGATTCCCGTTCACCCGAAAGTGGTTTGAAATTGAGGTTTTGACTTGAGAAATTTTTATCACTTTAACGGATGGTCAGAAAGGTTGAAAATTTTCATCCTTTTCTAATCTCAGAAGTCAGAATTATGAAATTCATTATGCATTATGccgattttcaaaaaaaaaaaaaaaaagattatgtgTTATGCCTTGTGTTGGGTGACCGATTCAGAGGGCTGAGTTCAACATCCTGCCAACAGAATtgctaaacaaaataaagaaataaaaattatacctTCAATTCACTACttactataacttttggcgtagtggtaaacGCTGGATTATATTCAGACACCTTCGCAACATGTTTACTATGTTTTGCAATGTTCAGGCTAACTTTGCTCCGGTAGAAGAGAGGGAAGAAGCTATTACTGTATACAATATACAAGGAATTATTCCACGTGATTTTCCTGAGGGTGTTTACCTCAGAAATGGTATGCaaataatgcttttttttttttttcttcttttattgcACTGgcatttatataataaattttatgaaatggAACCATGATATGATCTGTAGGAGCAAATCCGATATTTGGAGGACTAAAAATAGCAGAATCAATATTTGGGAAAAGCAGTCAGTTGTGGGTGGAAGGTGAAGGTATGATCCATGCATTGTACTTCAACAAAGACCGCAATGGCCATTGGACTATTTCCTATAACAACAAGCTTGTCCAAACTGGGacatttcaagttgaaaaaCACAGGAAAAGACCTGCATTTCTTCCCACTGTTGAGGGAGATCCGCTTGCCGTCTTGTCTGCTATTATCCTAAATTCAGTTAGTATATTCACCACACATTGTGTGATTATATTCTCATGTTATCCCTCTTTTCCTAATTTATTACTGTTTTCTAGAAAGTAAAAATTTaagttttatataattaatcaattatcaaATGTGAATTGttttaaattgaataatcaGTCAATTACgacacaaattaaaatataaaatatgagaaCTCGACTAATAATCAACAACCATATATAACATGGACAAATTTTTGATTTTGGTGTAAATTTGAAATGCAGTGGAGATTTGGGAAGTTGACAAAGGAATATGCCAATACGAATTGTTTTATGCATTCTGGGAGAGTGTATGCCATTACTGAGAATCATTTGCCATTTGAGATTGACATATCTACCCTTCAAACCTTGGGGAGTTGGGATGTCAATGGAGGTTGGACTAGGCCATTTACTAGCCATGCTAAGGTACTAAATACATACTCTATCTTTTACTATAAAATATGCATTGATAATTCATTATTTAGATTCTATTAAATTGTaagtgaatttaaataaataattatgtgcGCAAGAGAACTAGAAAATGTTCGGATTTTCAAACTGAACTGAATCAAATCCGATCTGAAATCAAACTCTTTCAGactaaatcaaacaaaattttgaaacttagtgattttacttttcaaaaaaaaaaaaaaaaaaaaNNNNNNNNNNNNNNNNNNNNNNNNNNNNNNNNNNNNNNNNNNNNNNNNNNNNNNNNNNNNNNNNNNNNNNNNNNNNNNNNNNNNNNNNNNNNNNNNNNNNNNNNNNNNNNNNNNNNNNNNNNNNNNNNNNNNNNNNNNNNNNNNNNNNNNNNNNNNNNNNNNNNNNNNNNNNNNNNNNNNNNNNNNNNNNNNNNNNNNNNNNNNNNNNNNNNNNNNNNNNNNNNNNNNNNNNNNNNNNNNNNNNNNNNNNNNNNNNNNNNNNNNNNNNNNNNNNNNNNNNNNNNNNNNNNNNNNNNNNNNNNNNNNNNNNNNNNNNNNNNNNNNNNNNNNNNNNNNNNNNNNNNNNNNNNNNNNNNNNNNNNNNNNNNNNNNNNNNNNNNNNNNNNNNNNNNNNNNNNNNNNNNNNNNNNNNNNNNNNNNNNNNNNNNNNNNNNNNNNNNNNNNNNNNNNNNNNNNNNNNNNNNNNNNNNNNNNNNNNNNNNNNNNNNNNNNNNNNNNNNNNNNNNNNNNNNNNNNNNNNNNNNNNNNNNNNNNNNNNNNNNNNNNNNNNNNNNNNNNNNNNNNNNNNNNNNNNNNNNNNNNNNNNNNNNNNNNNNNNNNNNNNNNNNNNNNNNNNNNNNNNNNNNNNNNNNNNNNNNNNNNNNNNNNNNNNNNNNNNNNNNNNNNNNNNNNNNNNNNNNNNNNNNNNNNNNNNNNNNNNNNNNNNNNNNNNNNNNNNNNNNNNNNNNNNNNNNNNNNNNNNNNNNNNNNNNNNNNNNNNNNNNNNNNNNNNNNNNNNNNNNNNNNNNNNNNNNNNNNNNNNNNNNNNNNNNNNNNNNNNNNNNNNNNNNNNNNNNNNNNNNNNNNNNNNNNNNNNNNNNNNNNNNNNNNNNNNNNNNNNNNNNNNNNNNNNNNNNNNNNNNNNNNNNNNNNNNNNNNNNNNNNNNNNNNNNNNNNNNNNNNNNNNNNNNNNNNNNNNNNNNNNNNNNNNNNNNNNNNNNNNNNNNNNNNNNNNNNNNNNNNNNNNNNNNNNNNNNNNNNNNNNNNNNNNNNNNNNNNNNNNNNNNNNNNNNNNNNNNNNNNNNNNNaaaaaaaaaaaaaaaaaaaaactgactatgaaaaaaaaatcgaatTGAAAACCAGAATGCCCCCCAATAAAGAAAACCATAATTTATTTtggattaacaaaaaaaattctttaagcTTTATGGAGTAAATTCTGATGTTGTAAAACTTTTCATGGTGTAGAAAGCTCCTGGTAGTGGAGAACTTGTTACCATGGGATTTGATCCTCAAAAACCTTTCTTTGAAGTAGGAGTTATCTCAGGTataattatttactattttttttgggttttaaagtatggagtaactaaaatgaaaagtaattaatttaagGATAAAgttatcttgattttttttttgaatacaaccgaccctattatattgtagtatctgttcatctatactttctcaacccgttgaacacaaagagtcaattcaaTAGGCgagaactcatgacctcccatattgaaaaagtcactacatgccatttgagcacaatgTGTTTGACGATAAAGTTAACTTGATAAGAAAAGAATCTACTTATTTTATCACATCATATAGTAAAATTTTGTAGTGAAAAGGTTATTGTAACATGATCCTTCAtttgattttagttgaatacacacacacacacagatatatattattttttcttccaaaggtaaattaattgtactcattttttttttaacatttatctGCTCAATCAACacgtaattttataaaattttctatatattttctaaataagttgtttaatttcttatcataattaaaattagcTGATGGGAAGAAAGTAGTTCATAAAGCTGATCTCAAGTTCAATAGGTGCACATTTTGCCATGAAATTGGTGTCACATTGAGGTATATATATGTTCCCCaacattcttttatttataattttctatttttttcatttactttacttttttaaaacatatatatttgcttatattttaacctttttttttggatattgCTAGGTACAATGTGATATTGGATTTTCCAATAATGTTAGATGCCAGAGTCCTCATAAAGGGAAATTCgtgagttttattttattttatttgtttaaaaatctAGAAAAAGTCAAATTATTCTAGAATTATTGACtcaaaaaataagagaaaaccCGAAATGAATGACTAAGTAGATGGAGCATGATAATTGTATCTAaaggtcacaagtttgattcttgccAATGCCGTCTTGGTCGAGCATGTCGCATGAGATTTTTCTAGTGCAGTTTATTATCGTTCATTTGAATGCACACACACTAGGGTAATAGCTGTTGGTTTTCCTCTTCATTCAAAAAATGAGTGGAAAAAAACcttaattactcttttttttttttaaatactcataattctttataaggtagtatatgttcaatagtttctcaaacattttcaatCCAAAGAATTTAAACCTCGCCACTGAAATTCGAAACTATGACGAatcatttagaatggtaaccgAAATGCCATCGCACTATATAGTAGTTGTCACTTAaactactttttattttttcagaaaaatgaaaaaattgtcGAGTTAATAAACGCACATTAATTTCATAAGTAAAATGGTTTGGGAATTATGTTGAATATTGTGTGCAAATATTTTAGGTTTATAAAATATGATTCGAAAGAATTTGCAAGAATTGGAGTGATGCCTCGCCATGGTGATGCTGATTCAGTGACATGGTTTGAGGTGGAGCCATGTGTTGTATTTCATATTCTCAATTGTTATGAGGAAGATAATgaggtaattaattattttatatttcttttgttCATAACACAATTTAATtaagtattataattatatttaggaATTTATACTTGACTTTTagactttattttattaatactaaatattattCTGTATAACTAGACTCAAATCAAATTTGATTAAGCAACCTGCGAGTGGCATGATTTGTTTGCAACTCTACTCTTTATGCcattaatatgtaatatgatgaATTTCAGATGCTAAGTATTTACATTTAAatactttgaattattttaCTGTCCTTCATCCTATTTAATAGTCATATACTAAATCAAATGTATAAAACCATTGATATAACATccgttttaatttgatttttattttctttgtggAAAAAAGGTTGTGGTTATAGCATGTAGAGCTCCCGGGTCGATTTTATCAGGACCGGATCATGatttttgggaaacaaaaaaTGAGTGGTTTTCCAAAGGATTTAAACATACGAGTTGTGTCCAGGGAAGTGATGAAAGTTCTGCAGAAGGATTGTTTTTCACTCGTGTTCATGAGTGGAGATTGAACATAAAATCTGGTGAAGTAAAATCTCGTTTTCTCACCGGATCTCAATGTTCTATGGATTTTCCCTTCATCAATGAACATTTTACCGGccttaaaaatcaatttggctATGCACAAGTTGTTGACTCAAATGCAAGCTCTGCCGCAGGCAagaatttcattattattattgttgttgttgttacgaGGGTTGCATAGTATTTTGACGTATATTATTAGATTATTATAAGATTTTTAGTAATATCATTAAGTTATAATGCACGTAGTTATATAAGGTTATAACATGGTTCATTATATTGGTTCAAGTGTGAGGGAGatataattttgtttcaaagagggagagagaatagagaatgaaaattgGAGAGAAGGATAATTTCATTATATGTACTCTAATATGATTATTTTGTCTATAAAACTTTGCTACCTATACTAATGTACGGAATAATTAATTCTCAATGCGTGTGTGTATGGGTACATTTGAAATTAGATTAATTCTAAGTTTACTAttgcttttttttcttttcacttttaattatggagtttaaaactaattaaattttgtctctaagtttttaaaaatgacGACTTTACAATTAAATTTGATAAAGTTTCAATAGTTAAGCGAATCAGATCAATTTTGAATTATCTATTTTATCATCTATAATACCGATAGGCAGGGCAAAATATGGAGGAATAGCCAAGCTATATCTTGAAGAGGGAGAAGGAGAAGAGTTGATCAAAGTTGACTATCATATGCTCCCACAAAACACATTTTGCACCGGAGCTGTTTTCGTCGCAAAAACAGGCGgcaatgaagaagatgatggttGGATCGTCACATTTGTACACAATGAAAACACCAACACGTCTCAAGTAAGTATTATGTTTCGCtgagaataaatataaaataatgaaactgaATTTTTATTAATCATATACGGAgtaaagttttaattgaaatgaattacggattttaatagagttaatttaaattttaattgagtGCCCAAATGTGAAATACACTTTATTCTGGATTTAATTTCTacataataatcatcatccaaATATTTTCACAAATGATAAAAGACTTATGTTctacaaattaaaaaagtaaacatTTTTGTGTTCTAACCGTTCTCTTCTCATATAGGTTTATATGATCGATGCTAAACACTTTTCAAACGAGCCAATTGCTACGATTACACTGCCTTGTAGAGTGCCATATGGTTTTCATGGAGCTTTTATTacctaaattttaatataatgtagcATTTCTTCCGAACATTTCACCTTATCATTGTACATTAATCAGAGtatgttattgttgttgtgttCACAAGTGGCTAGAAGCTTTATTTTCTTACTTAAGGTGGTATTTTATTTCATCAAATCAAAATGCACTAATTTACACCTTAAAGTTAGACCAATtaagttctcatttgatcctacCTCGTATAGGAGTGACCTGGATTCAAATAAGAACAATCCCTTTCAATAAAAAGTGAGAGCTAATCTCAACAACTCATCAGAGTTCAATAACGATTGATGGTTTCAGTAAAAGAAATACTGTGTCAaacttataattattgtaaatttgtaagtttgtaatatttataaagcTAACTCtgtgatttttttctttattgttCATCAACCCCCTCAATTGTTGATCTATCCAAATTGATAGATAAGATTAGTCTTCACTTTTAAATGGAATTCTGTGCtcacatgaaaaataaaataccagGTCTACctcagattttgttttcctcaaataTGAGGAATCTGTTTtccacaaaatataatttccatggaccaaacattagaaaacaagCTTTTCCTCTAATtttaggaaaacattttccttggaAGTTAttttccgtgaaccaaacgagCCCTAAGATTATTGCCAAGTAATCTGTCACATAAGCTTTTACGGGAAGGTCACCCGTGTAATGGGATAGGATGCGCTAAAATTGTGagtttatgtgtttaattgtattttttaaaagttaagggTGTAATTAACTTTTCGTATAAAGTTCATGTgtatatttgacccttttccctatagAATAATACATATACGTTTTCTTCTTTTTGACAAGTATAGAATAtagtgtttttaaaaaattattttccacatACAGACATAAAATTAAAGGTGCAAATCTTGAGCTATACTATAGAATCACCATTATTATGATTTGGAGAATTTTCAAAGTGGGCAAGATATGGACCCAACTCGTCACATGCagtgtaattaataattattatgagttCTACATACTATTTTTACTCCCTAATATGATAATGAATGATTAGTTATCATCATCCTGTGACTTTCAtaaaaaatgtcaacatcaaaatttttgagagtacaagtaatatttttcaattattatgTGTGTGAGTCTTCCGTCAACTTGCCAACTCAGTAGTGAAGCCAACTCACTTAATAATGCAGATGAGAGTGATGACGACCTTTTGTTTTCATTTACAGATATTTCTCCATTGCAgttgattttttgaaaatataaatgtcaaaaATAGTGGACCCAAGTCACTCAAAATATTTCTGATACACGCGAAAACCAAACtagttaaattaaaatgtgattTTCGTTTTTCAATATGGATCCAGcaattgctttcaaaaaaaaaaaaaagaaaaaggatccAACAATCAAAATGTGATTTTCGATTTTCAATATGGATCCAACACATCACATGGTCAGTGCAATTATTGAGTCGTCCGTCAATTCCTAATCAATTCACATACTTTGGAGTTTTGTGCATACTAAATTCAAGCCTTTTTCAACTTTCTATGAAATTTCCTGT
This region of Ipomoea triloba cultivar NCNSP0323 chromosome 15, ASM357664v1 genomic DNA includes:
- the LOC116006679 gene encoding exosome complex exonuclease RRP46 homolog, yielding MEIDRADGRTANQLRPLACSRGVLNRAHGSASWSQGDTKVLAAVYGPKAGTKKNENPEKACIEVIWKPKTGQIGKHEKECEMIVKRTLQSICLLTVHPNTTTSVIIQVVNDDGALLPCAINAACAALVDAGIPLKHLAVAICCCLAESKYVLLDPDKLEEQKMKAFVYLVFPNSPHSALPKESLQVGGEPMESGIITSVTHGKLEVDDYLLCLNRGRAASAKLSEYLRRSLQSQLTSEPSNF
- the LOC116007576 gene encoding carotenoid 9,10(9',10')-cleavage dioxygenase 1-like; translation: MRCSLERSSSIPKKSNNLISTLLSSSFKPLLRELQLNVPTTLKETSVRLLDAFVDLVYEFKDQPWLPSQANFAPVEEREEAITVYNIQGIIPRDFPEGVYLRNGANPIFGGLKIAESIFGKSSQLWVEGEGMIHALYFNKDRNGHWTISYNNKLVQTGTFQVEKHRKRPAFLPTVEGDPLAVLSAIILNSWRFGKLTKEYANTNCFMHSGRVYAITENHLPFEIDISTLQTLGSWDVNGGWTRPFTSHAKKAPGSGELVTMGFDPQKPFFEVGVISADGKKVVHKADLKFNRCTFCHEIGVTLRYNVILDFPIMLDARVLIKGNSFIKYDSKEFARIGVMPRHGDADSVTWFEVEPCVVFHILNCYEEDNEVVVIACRAPGSILSGPDHDFWETKNEWFSKGFKHTSCVQGSDESSAEGLFFTRVHEWRLNIKSGEVKSRFLTGSQCSMDFPFINEHFTGLKNQFGYAQVVDSNASSAAGRAKYGGIAKLYLEEGEGEELIKVDYHMLPQNTFCTGAVFVAKTGGNEEDDGWIVTFVHNENTNTSQVYMIDAKHFSNEPIATITLPCRVPYGFHGAFIT